GTGGGCAGGCAAAATTTATGACAGTTCGAACACCAACAATGTCAATACCACGAGCTGCAATATCAGTTGCAATCAGGATGTCCGCTTCTTGCTTTTTAAATTGTTCTAAAGCCTCAAGCCGCTGTGCCTGTGTAAGGTTGCCATGAAGCTCGGCAGCTTTTATCCCAGACAGACCAAACAGTATCTTCAGTCTGTGAGCAGAATGCTTTGTCCCACTAAAAATGATCACTCTTTCCTTGAAGGTCTTCAAACAGAGAGCAAGCAGAACAGCTTCTTGAGTTGCTTCACGTGATCGCCGAATTCTAACCACCTCTTCAGTCAATGTTGCAGGGCGTTTCAGCGAAGGATCAGCTTCAAGACGGACTGGCTTGTTCAGAGAAAGCTTCACAAGCTCATCGATTTGCTCTGTCATTGTGGCAGAAAAGAGCATGGTCTGCCTTCTTTTAGGACACATGCGAATCAGCTCACCAATTTCAACACTGAAACCCAATTCCAGCAAACGGTCAGCTTCATCAAGGATCAAAACTGCAAGATCTTCAAGCCCGACAGAAAGGGAGTTGCGCAGATGATCCACTATACGCCCAGGAGTGGCAACAACAATGTCAGGATTTGACCTTAAGGCCACCTCCTGTGCCTTGGTTGGAAGCCCACCCACTATGAGACAGCACCTGATATCAGTAAACTGGGCCAGTTTCTCAATCATGCTATGCACCTGCGCAGCCAGCTCTCTGGTTGGAGTGAGAATAAGCACCCTGATGGCAGGCACGCGCTTCGGCCGGAAAAGCAGACGCTCCAGCACGGGCAGAGAGAAAGCAGCCGTCTTCCCTGACCCTGTTATGGCGCTGCCGCATATGTCCCGCCCTGTTAATGCCAGAGGGATGCACGCGGCCTGAATTGGTGTTGGTTTCTGGTAGCCCAGCGCTTCACAGGCCCGAATGAGTGGACGCGATAAGTTGAGCTCAAGAAACGACCTTGCACTGAATGAAGCTCCTTCCGATGACGCGAAGAATTGAGATGGATCCGGCTGCTCGGGTGCATCGTCTTCCTCTTGCacagcctcttcttcttcccccacctcttcctcctcttcctcttcttcttgcccGCCAGCTTCCACTTCACCATCCTCCTCCCCGCCGCTCGACTCGatctcttcgtcgtcgtcgtcactcTCCTCGATCTCGTCCTCATCGTCCCCGCTCTCCCCCTtcaccgccgcctcctcgtcgctgtcgtcatcagcaTCATCGTCCTCCTCGTCCTCGGAGCCATCGGGCATGGAGGGGTTGCGCCGGCCCCGGAGGGCCTGGGAGATCTTCTCGTCGATGGAGGTGGTGCGGCGCGCCGCGTGCTCCGCCGCCACGGACTCGGCGTACGTGGAGAACTCCCACGGCGACTGCGCGGGCTTGCGACGCGCGGCGGCCCCCGCCGGCGCCTCGTCGTCGGAGCCGTCCGGGTCGAACCGGAAGTCGGGGTCCATGTTGGGAGGGGCAGGGAAGACGGAGGGAGGTGGGCGGCTGTGTTAGGTTTTCCGGCGGCGGGGGGTTGGGGTTTGAGGGAGGAGGCGAGGGTTTAATCCAGCAGGAGCAAGCGGACGAACGGACCGAGAACGCCCGAATTGGGCCGGCCCAATCGCTAGCATACGAGCCCACGCGATCTATCAACTTGAAGGCCTGTTTACCCGCCCCAGATCGACGTCGATGGCGTATTCGTCCCCAGCCCGTCTCCGCCGATATAAACGCCTGGCCGCATTGTGCTCGCAACCCTCTCCCCGTCCAccgccctcgccgccgacgacaaggCTACCGCTGTAGCCAGCGTTAGAGTCGATCCTACAGCCATGCGACCTTGCCACCGCCACACGTGACACCCCTGTGTGAATTCACTGTAGCTTACGACAAGGGGAAGGAAGAGGGAGGTGAGCGACGTCGTCGTGGGGTGCTCCTCTCCGTATATGGGTTCCGGGTGAAAACCTTTGTTCTCTGTGGATTCGGCAACGGCGACAATTAGCGTCGTTCTCCCTTTTGAGAGTGTTGTCGTTTAGGTTAGGTGTTTTGCGGCGTACTGTGGCGTTATACTCAATTCTTCTTGTGCTCTATTTCAGTTGCACAGTCATGTGCGTCTTGCGTGATTTGGTTATCTTAAAACCGGCGGTGTATGAGGGCTACCTCGGCACCTTGTATGATGTTAGGTCATGTATTTTATTCTTTGGTTGATATTTTTTTGGAGCAGGCAAATTGAGTGCCTTTAACTCTATAGAAGGTAGAGGGTAAACTACAATAAATATCGGCAATCTCCCCCCACAATCCGGTGAGAAGAAAAAAACTCCAACTCGAACGCACACAAAACAGCAACAATGCATAAGGGCCAGTCCTGAGTTGATCACCAAAGTAGTATCTCCACCAACGCTGGTCACTTTGGAAGAGCAACAACTCCAAAGAATTCTCCTTGCCAACGCACCAACCATCCTTGTGCGCTTAAAAGAGTTGACAGGTGGGTGGGGGACTCGGACAACTCCGAGAAAGCCATCATCTTGGACTCGCCCGCGACGGCGTCATAGCGCTCTTGAATTACAATCTGAAATAGCGTCGAGCACCAAAGGGACGCAACATAGAACCACCAAGTCATGTCTATAAACGATGCTCCCAACAGAGGAACAACACCAAAGCCGCCACCATCTTCGATTCGGAACAGAACCTAGGCTTTCGCCCGGACACCActtcgacgcctccaaggaggggaatgacacccacggccgccgccgccgctagcgcCGTCTAAAGACGTGGCGGAATCCAATCTATATCACACACCTACATCCCTGCTCACCGGAAAAGGGTAACTCTGCCCATGTTGATTCACTCCGCCACCATCGCAACACCACGCCATTGAAGCCACATCGTCATGTCTCACCAGTAGCACCATGACGAGCACGGCGTAGCTACCAACACCACCATGGCGCCCATTAGCCCTTGAGCCTCGACGACACCACACCCACCAAAAGCCATGGCCATCGCCCCTGTAAACACCGAAGCCACAAGCTGCTGCTACCGACGAGTCAACACCATGCCCACCAAGCCCGTAGGCAACCATACACTATTAGGGAAAACCTAATACACAGAACCTTAACAGTAGCAGGGGTTAAAAAGAAGCACTGCTGGTACTTAGCAACAACGCGTATCCACATAAGGCGTTGCTGCtacagatatagcagtagcgcggcatggacgaagggcgctactactaaaattgccAAACCGTTGCCGCCAGGCAAAGTGTAGTAGTAGCGCATACCCCTGAAACGCGGCGCTGCTAAatagtttagcagtagcgctttcccctaacacgcgctactgctaaacccaTCCTATCTTCTTCCCCCCAACCACCCCTCACTCTCCTCCTCTCCACTCCCACTCTCACTCTCCCACTCACATAGTCCATCGCCGCCGACGTACGGCCCTCCCCCACCGCCGCATTGTCGCCGCCGCCCTCGCTTCTCCTTCCTCGGTATGcggagcccccctcctcctcctcctccctcctcccgccGTGCCCTCCTCCCTCCTTTGGTCGCGTCCTCATCCCTNNNNNNNNNNNNNNNNNNNNNNNNNNNNNNNNNNNNNNNNNNNNNNNNNNNNNNNNNNNNNNNNNNNNNNNNNNNNNNNNNNNNNNNNNNNNNNNNNNNNNNNNNNNNNNNNNNNNNNNNNNNNNNNNNNNNNNNNNNNNNNNNNNNNNNNNNNNNNNNNNNNNNNNNNNNNNNNNNNNNNNNNNNNNNNNccctcctccctccatctctccTCAGTGATAATgtaatttatttactatttttttgTAAGTGCTTAATTTACTTTATTTAGTAAGTACttaatagaagtagtttatttagtaagtgcttaatttaGTTATGTTAGGTTTATATAAAAGATAATTTAGGGTTTCACTAaggtatttttagtaaatgttaggGCTATAACTAGGATGTTTTAGACATAGTTTTTTAGGGCTAGAACTAGAAAATTTTAGTAATAGAAAACTAGGGAATAGTTTTGCTGAATATAAAATAGTTTTTGAATAGGATAGAAAACTAGGGATAGGTATAGAAATTTTTGGTAATTTTGTTTTTCAATATAGTAATGTATTGGAAAATTtaattatttttatgtcattatcactttgtcatcaaagaatgctatatgagatttgatgatttaAAATTTTCACTCGGTGGAATATGTAGGCTTTGTATAGTCATGTCTCCTTGGAGTGATCGTCATCGGGGCTACCTCTAgctacttcctctacacccgagtcGATGAGCTAAAAGTCCATCTCCTCCTTGTCTACTCCTCGGTGTGTTGAATAGAGTAGAACTATGGTATTGAGTCGGTGAGCTCATGTGCGAATGCTTATGATAATTGATCCGGATGGAATTGCAAGTTAAGCGTCGTTGTATGTGTATGGACATCTTTGTATCGCAGGGAAAATctgagtgacctatgttttgctggagtgttgattcatttctattccggcaaatttcaggctctcgatatgtcctattttagcaaaggtcatgccgattttttccgtgaatttaagcgtgacttgtgctagaatatgtaggaaatatcgagtgccccggatttgctagaaagagaattaaacgacattttgagttgactttaagtctgtcggggctccatacatgacagtcaaaAAATCGGCGAgggagagtatccaccatatatgagagaagaagaatgtcgactactgtcgtgggggtcgcttctccttcttctctttgtgctagacctttgttatgcactaggggaagaaggagtagcgaccatcatcgacggtcaaaaaatcggtgagggagtgtccaccatatatgagagaagaagaatgccgactattgtcgtgggggtcgcttctcattcttttccttgtgctagatatttgtaatgcactagggaaagaaggagtagcgaccatcaccgacggtcgcaataccagagagggagtgcccaccatatacgtgagatgagagtttaggaaggaagactcgacagacctaaagtcaacccgttgcatattgagtaatagtgatATGTGTGTTGAGTTTCCTAGTAGTTGCCTTCGGTCAATttttaattaatgtttcaactatgaacataggaaatgtctggcgaCGAAAAGGAATTCGATATGTGTGAATACTGCGaaaacgagcgcggcctgtgcgacatggctcacctagttggtggtaggcgcttcagcatcaagccgaatgacaccttcgaagtggatacagtaagtcacaacgacaagtcttttttcgtcattaagcatgacttctgcttcttttgcttcaacttataattttaattttttactattctactagcgtatcccctgccatgcaagaatgtatgtcttggataaggatggtttcagtactatggaaactatggaggtaaaaagagttaacttgaggaccgagcatCATTATACTTTTGCCGCAAATTTATACAATTCAGACACCTAcaaccattttgaatgcaaaaaatggagagcactatgcaaggcttatgcatttgagactaataagtgatgtctactatgcaactttattcttgtagacacatgttgggcctcaaagcgcagagttttgtaggacagtagcaattttccctcaagtggatgacctaaggtttatcaatccgtgggaggcgtaggatgaagatactctctctcaagcaaccctgcaatcaaatagaagaaatctcttgtgtcccaaacacacccaatacaatggcaacttgtataggtgcactagttcggcgcagagatggtgataaaagtgtagtatggatagtagatatgagttttttagtgcaaacaataaaaaacaacaaggtagtaaATGGTAAAAtgaagcacaaacagtattgcaatgatgtaaaatgaggcctagggtgcatacttttcactagtgcaatctctcaacaatgctaacatagttgaatcatatgattatccctcaaagtgcaataaagaatcactcccgagttcctattagcggagaacgaaagatagaaattgtttgtagggtatgaaaccacctcaaagctattctttccgatcaatctatcctagagttcgtactaaaataacaacaagttattctttccgattgaactaatcaagagttcgtactaaaataacaccatatgatgcatatcaaccaactctaatgtcaccgcgAGTGTCGgtggggaacgacacctatgggatcactgaaatccctactacggttgcggggcgcgggatcgtgagaagagcaggactagtagacagcacaaaggggatttacccaggttcgggccgcaaagatgcgtaaaacactacgatcttgctttggtggatgtatttagtgttcttgagctcttgaactagctctgggtgttgcCATGTTCCAAAGAGCTGAATCCCTCTtcggtgcgccatgggcctccttttataggtgaaaggggctgccacagtggcacacaggaggtggaaagtgctacaacaTTGTGAACTTAtcactggtattacaggacaaagcgcatttaatgtgaggcttaggtgtcccttcactttatcggggacgggagcgaggcccgtcccgtccatgccgctcctccttgcttcgacatgcgccctggccagcggtgcatgcgatgccatgtaggcaggcagacaGCTGAGATGGCGCGgttgtggagcctccacgaagggctgcatgttgccacgcaggtgcctgcacaGCTGgtcgggtcggcagctgcatgcgaacgacaacggagacttggctggcgtgggcctggtagtggccctgccggtgcgcttggcgagggccttgccgggtggccggcaagggtctcgctgcggcatgccattgtcctcggcaaggaccttgccgggggtctcgtgggcttcTTTGGTAAGAATCCTGCCAGGATTGTTGGCTTCCTATCCTTATTTGATCTTGACtaatctttgtcttcacaaagatcagcatgccaccacggaggtgcctcccgagccctgtcccaatgcgtttgtTTAGCGTTAGTGGGCTCGAAGGTTGCTCGCTCAGCTGGTGTGGATaagctgccccagcaagggtcttgccggggctgcggaggccgcccccggcaagggccttgccggggagaCCTGCTTTgcccatctgcactttgtggccttggtccttgatgttgctttgttagtgttatgccttcggcttctctctggcttTCCTTCCCTGCCCCGTTATGTGTGTCCATGGCAGGTGGCttctaactgcccgtgcacaagtaaatgggtcaaaagcagagcccctactttagtacaccgataggagcccccaggcctgggccatacataggcgcaacacgttgttgggccaggcccagaatggtgcgtggGTAGTTGGGGTGGATTTTTGCTGCGGTAACTACtctgtccgctgcgcttccccccaCGACCCtacgttgaacgcgcgacgtgggggtcatgcacGCGCATGACGGAAGCATACTGGCGTCATCCCGTGGTGGACAGTAAATAGgcagcttgcgtgtctctttgagaccgcaTGACTGTtgctcatttactgccctcgcttgggaaccgtcgctccatgCGTCCCACTGCGCCTATCCCTtgcgccacgttcgctgcatgcacGGTGCAGGGCGAATAACGGGCGCGCGGGGTGTGGTAAGTCATGCGCGTGCGCGGgttgattcccacgcgccttcaatggagcggggagggcggtcgacggccctccTTGTTGTCACTTTAAcgggccggattggccgagagggggcggccgagcctcgccctcgcccctttataaagaggggagcaggAGGAACGGTGCCCCTTAATCCTCCGTCATCTGCCTCTTCCCGCCCTTGCTCTTTCCTTCTTCCCGTCAGGGCGAGGGGacgtggcgacgcttcatcggtggcggcaagGGTCTCGGCTCGACAATgaatcgctcctccccaagagctcgtagcggcggGGCCGCCcattagagggagggggagggggcgaggtcgaggccgatgtcggtgtcaaaactggcggatctcgggtagggagtcccgaactgtgcgtctaggcggatggtaacaggagacgagggacacgatgtttttacccaggttcgggccctcttgatggaggtaaaaccctacgtcctgcttgattaatattgatgacgtgggttacaagagtagatctaccacgagatcaagtaggttaaaccctagaagctagcctatggtatgattgttgttcgtcctatggactaaagccatccggtttatatagacaccggagagggctagggttacacagagtcggttacaatggtaggagatctacatatctgtatcgccaagcttgtcttccacgccaaggaaagtcccatccggacacgggacgaagtcttcaatcttgtatcttcatagtcttggagtccggccgatgatggtagttgggctattcggacaccccctaatctgggactcccttagtagcccctgaaccaggcttcaatgacgacgagtccggcgcacatattgtcttcggcattgcaagacgggttcctcctccgaataatttatagaagattgtgaacaccaggatagtgtccggctctgcaaaaataaattccacataccaccgtagagagaataatattacacaagatcaatctgctgacgtattctgtggcgtaacgtcacaccacttccaagcctttactcgaattgtttctattattccacctcagcatgtttagcgaggcggtttccttggcatgtctgtcgaagcagagatcgtgttccccttattccgggattcccatcaatacagacgtgggtaacccaaccgcgccattgattgtgacgcttgggaggtaagcaagttttaccaggccggtggggacgcgtgtttctgtccgcccatataagaggataaagatccaacctctttacatgcgccttcttcctccttggcttatccatctctgtgaactcgagctctagcgcccaagcccgcacatctcacctcgaccttctccaaatatgtccggagcgggaggcaagtggatggcctcctccgtcatggaggggcatatccagaagctacgcagcgccggatacttgtccagcgacatcgcgcatcggctccccgacgagggagagctcatccccacccccaggccccatgagagggtagtattccttccccatttcctccgcggactgggcttcccacttcatcccttcgtccgggggctcatgttctactacggcctagatttccatgatctggccccaaattttattctcaacatctcggcgtttatcgtcgtgtgcgaggccttcctctgcatccagccccacttcggcttgtggcttaagaccttcagtgtcaagccgaaggttgtgaagggcagccaagcggagtgcggaggtgccatggtgggaaggatgtcccatgttacgtggctggagggcacctttgtggaaaccatcaaggggtggcaatcggggtggttctacatcaccgagccgcgtgatcccgaatgggcagcggcccccaaattcagatccggcatccccacacggctcacctcctggaaagagagcggctggatttggggcgattcggaggagctgaccggactccaagtctGCGTCCAAAAgccggtggacaagaagctcaagcttgtcaacgtagtccaggt
Above is a window of Triticum dicoccoides isolate Atlit2015 ecotype Zavitan chromosome 5B, WEW_v2.0, whole genome shotgun sequence DNA encoding:
- the LOC119311705 gene encoding DEAD-box ATP-dependent RNA helicase 28-like, giving the protein MDPDFRFDPDGSDDEAPAGAAARRKPAQSPWEFSTYAESVAAEHAARRTTSIDEKISQALRGRRNPSMPDGSEDEEDDDADDDSDEEAAVKGESGDDEDEIEESDDDDEEIESSGGEEDGEVEAGGQEEEEEEEEVGEEEEAVQEEDDAPEQPDPSQFFASSEGASFSARSFLELNLSRPLIRACEALGYQKPTPIQAACIPLALTGRDICGSAITGSGKTAAFSLPVLERLLFRPKRVPAIRVLILTPTRELAAQVHSMIEKLAQFTDIRCCLIVGGLPTKAQEVALRSNPDIVVATPGRIVDHLRNSLSVGLEDLAVLILDEADRLLELGFSVEIGELIRMCPKRRQTMLFSATMTEQIDELVKLSLNKPVRLEADPSLKRPATLTEEVVRIRRSREATQEAVLLALCLKTFKERVIIFSGTKHSAHRLKILFGLSGIKAAELHGNLTQAQRLEALEQFKKQEADILIATDIAARGIDIVGVRTVINFACPRDVKTYLHRVGRTARAGREGYAVTFVTDDDRSLLKAIAKKAGSQLKSRIVAEKPVSDCAKLIEQLEHQISNIILEEREEMALRKAEMEATKAENMIAHRDEIYSRPKRTWFATEKEKKLLAKAAKESLDQVKGGSVVVSAQQAEDLRLKEKRRREREKNLPRKKRRKLEAQREMLEEEKEDEEEAQESKGGKKAKSSQSVVDVAYRRAKSMKATGKTGIRASKGKNDKGSKQPSEKGQTRQEEMHELFQNDMSEWKQGRSLKKKDTSFAKKSKNSFKSKSRYKRRK